The proteins below come from a single Mercenaria mercenaria strain notata chromosome 3, MADL_Memer_1, whole genome shotgun sequence genomic window:
- the LOC123523572 gene encoding microcephalin-like encodes MDGLDILNENVGSEAKDDLPATQAVDDRVLKGVVAYVEVRSTNDNRSEAVRKELAQLGAIVVKKFTPDVTHVVFKEGSNRTKTKAQKKGIHLVSVLWVENCKLNQEHVSERMYPAVVPRLKGTPLLMTKLKKAKSMQPRDFEEELANSAERVGRKRKKHDALNRLKSTENTPSSSPRAIVLVQDTQPRSPDDGFVLTPIRLTIPDTPPSMREKMRKIKLAKEGAAGSYTAGELDDHDAEDKHIHLKQLQKKLFKSVAFSGNCSSTTQSPDASSVFMSDSDNDQMVEVEGPANKIGNSKKSGLIEHNVSIDSESSVNNDIFKLAQNINATLNSQLNKSGTGAGMFGVDSDENLLSSQEIKTVVNVPVKLKQHAENECDTQNLESGTKDPNNVGSCSGRSVVVKKTSQKHKTDMQNEETLTERKQRRRSSRRLSVQQAVQELDTSTILNLLPEEDEDENPIADLSCSKENSSQKSKVNNENVPVRQEKTMKKGRNSKGKLNETAKSNGKRASRNSISPRNSKALPENDMESIEKENEKSEQNESKLTTCKATNVKKSMKKKLLSLTDLTEQHSVLVEPTKCSTDERPQLEPTKTKRGRKKKTSSDNSSACIEDEADANKDALDNRQNINNDENGKDKVKNTVENKTSRKRKPDEESGKDAKCAVGRKKRSSVVGETGQRKVKKGKKALVNETHVDEADETVPNVDQTPMTKVQDVTTQLNLTKDNSLVCSIRETTLSLSMSTAYTDANMPSFLISQRRSIDEFSASQRQNKKKKLRDRSVLTSISELENSNDHSSSDSDRSVNSGKRRGKVSVSQHRKIVRPSLVMTSLHSYEQDVVISVIKKLGGFVIAENVNETTTHIICGESRRTLNVLYGLARGIWLLSKEWVLNSLEAGKWIPESEFECTDTFPACKVVRLEHEKSPEIYRQSLFKGIGRVYISGRSQPPRQHLVQLLRLCGGQVIGIREKASIYLGTDYHPGMTCVKTNWLLDCITSHKLLPMDRYYLDRPKRESSPVY; translated from the exons ATGGATGGTCTGGATATACTAAATGAAAATGTGGGCTCTGAAGCAAAGGATGATCTTCCTGCAACACAAGCTGTTGATGACAGAGTGTTAAAAG GTGTGGTGGCCTATGTGGAAGTGAGGTCTACAAATGATAATAGAAGTGAGGCAGTAAGGAAAGAACTTGCACAGCTTGGAGCAATTGTTGTGAAAAAATTTACACCAGATGTCACTCATGTTGTTTTCAAGGAGGGAAGCAACAGAACAAAAACTAAAGCCCAGAAGAAAGGCATTCACCTTGTTTCTGTTCTATGGGTGGAAAA CTGTAAATTGAACCAGGAGCATGTTTCTGAGAGGATGTATCCAGCTGTTGTACCCAGGCTTAAAGGGACACCACTCCTCATGACAAAACTCAAA AAAGCCAAATCCATGCAGCCACGTGATTTTGAAGAGGAACTGGCAAACAGTGCTGAAAGAGTGGGACGGAAAAGAAAGAAACATGATGCATTAAATAGATTGAAATCCACAGAGAACACACCCTCTAGCTCTCCAAGAGCTATAGTTCTTGTACAAGATACTCAACCAAGGTCACCA GATGATGGTTTTGTACTTACCCCTATCCGCCTGACCATACCAGATACACCACCTAGCATGAGGGAAAAAATGAGGAAGATCAAACTGGCTAAAGAGG GCGCAGCAGGATCTTATACAGCTGGGGAACTGGATGATCATGATGCAGAGGACAAACATATACATCTGAAACAGTTACAGAAAAAACTCTTCA AATCAGTTGCTTTCAGTGGTAATTGTTCTAGCACCACCCAGTCCCCTGACGCAAGTTCTGTATTCATGTCTGACTCTGATAATGATCAAATGGTTGAAGTTGAGGGGCCAGCTAACAAAATAGGTAATAGCAAGAAAAGCGGATTAATTGAACATAACGTCAGTATTGATAGTGAATCTTCTGTGAATAATGACATCTTCAAACTTGCTCAGAACATAAATGCAACATTGAATAGTCAATTAAACAAAAGTGGAACAGGTGCTGGAATGTTTGGTGTAGACTCTGATGAAAACTTATTGAGTTCTCAAGAAATTAAAACAGTGGTGAATGTACCTGTTAAATTGAAACAACATGCAGAGAATGAATGTGATACGCAAAATTTGGAATCAGGAACTAAAGACCCTAATAATGTTGGCAGTTGTTCTGGTAGGTCAGTTGTTGTAAAAAAGACATCTCAAAAGCATAAAACAGACATGCAAAATGAAGAAACTTTAACAGAAAGAAAACAGAGAAGACGTTCATCTCGTCGACTGTCTGTTCAACAAGCAGTTCAGGAATTAGATACATCTACTATCTTAAACCTACTGCCTGAGGAAGATGAAGATGAAAATCCCATTGCAGATTTGTCATGTTCAAAAGAGAATTCTAGTCAAAAGAGTAAAGTGAATAATGAAAATGTGCCAGTTAGACAAGAAAAGACCATGAAAAAAGGTAGAAATTCAAAGGGAAAATTGAATGAAACAGCTAAAAGCAATGGTAAAAGGGCAAGTAGAAATAGTATCTCCCCAAGAAACAGCAAAGCATTACCTGAAAATGATATGGAAtcaatagaaaaagaaaatgagaAATCTGAGCAGAATGAATCAAAGTTGACTACTTGTAAGGCTACAAATGTAAAGAAATCAATGAAAAAGAAACTGTTATCGTTAACAGATTTAACTGAACAGCATTCTGTATTAGTTGAACCAACAAAATGTTCTACAGATGAAAGACCACAGTTAGAGCCTACAAAGACAAAGAGAggtagaaagaaaaaaactagtTCAGATAATTCTTCAGCTTGCATTGAAGATGAAGCTGATGCAAATAAGGATGCCTTAGATAatagacaaaatataaataatgatgaaaatggcAAAGACAAAGTTAAGAATACTGTGGAAAATAAAACAAGCAGGAAAAGGAAACCAGATGAAGAATCTGGAAAAGATGCTAAATGTGCTGTTGGTAGAAAGAAAAGAAGTAGTGTTGTTGGAGAGACTGGACAAAGGAAGGTAAAGAAAGGAAAGAAAGCTCTTGTTAATGAAACACATGTTGATGAGGCCGATGAAACTGTTCCAAATGTTGACCAAACACCAATGACTAAAGTACAGGATGTAACGACACAGTTAAACCTGACTAAAGATAATAGCTTAGTATGCTCAATTAGAGAGACAACGCTCTCACTGTCAATGTCAACTGCTTACACTGATGCAAATATGCCATCATTTTTGATATCACAACGTAGAAGTATTGATGAATTTAGTGCATctcaaagacaaaataaaaaaaagaaattgagaGATCGGTCAGTGTTGACATCTATAAGCGAACTAGAGAATAGTAATGACCATTCTTCATCAGATTCAGATAGGAGTGTGAATAGTGGGAAAAGAAGGGGAAAAGTTAGTGTCTCTCAACATAGAAAGATAGTGAGACCATCTCTAGTTATGACAAGTCTCCACTCATA tgaaCAGGATGTTGTTATTTCTGTCATTAAAAAGCTTGGTGGGTTTGTTATAGCGGAGAATGTGAACGAGACAACTACCCACATTATCTGTGGCGAGTCACGTAGAACACTTAACGTGCTGTATGGCCTGGCCAGAGGAATTTGGTTACTTAGCAAAGAATGG GTTTTAAACTCCCTGGAAGCAGGAAAATGGATCCCGGAGTCCGAATTTGAATGTACAGATACTTTTCCAGCATGTAAG GTGGTACGATTGGAGCATGAAAAGTCTCCTGAAATATACAGACAGTCTCTGTTTAAAGGTATTGGGCGTGTATATATATCTGGCAGGTCACAGCCACCAAGACAACATCTTGTTCAGCTTCTCAGGCTATGTGGAGGACAG GTGATAGGTATAAGAGAGAAAGCAAGTATATATCTGGGCACTGATTATCATCCAGGGATGACATGTGTGAAAACAAACTGGCTTCTAG ATTGTATTACAAGTCACAAGTTGTTACCCATGGACAGATACTATCTTGACAGACCAAAAAGAGAAAGTAGTCCTGTGTATTAA
- the LOC123523571 gene encoding uncharacterized protein LOC123523571, with amino-acid sequence MIRTVVIGLLCVAYVTSLTTTKAPHHHHTGTHHAHSGPTREPAEHENFRFIYESHSHMMLVATGKKCYIFSLSDSERGAIHTDAGIRAVELKLLSTLSTASVTEVTKDQLSAQVAHSCGHVDHYYKETIV; translated from the exons ATGATTCGCACAGTTGTGATAGGCCTGCTTTGTGTGGCTTACGTCACG TCATTGACAACGACGAAAGCACCACACCATCATCACACCGGAACTCACCATGCACATTCTGGACCCACACGTGAACCGGCTGAGCACGAGAACTTCAGATTCATATACGAATCACATTCG CATATGATGTTGGTTGCAACAGGCAAAAAGTGTTACATCTTTAGTCTATCGGATTCTGAGAGAGGCGCAATACACACTGACGCCGGTATCAGGGCTGTTGAG TTGAAACTGTTAAGTACTCTGAGCACAGCCTCTGTTACTGAGGTAACCAAAGACCAGCTGAGCGCCCAGGTGGCTCATTCGTGTGGACACGTCGATCATTATTACAAGGAAACTATTGTATAG
- the LOC123536326 gene encoding uncharacterized protein LOC123536326: MRQMGIGYWIDYFKNLDDNGVLSTESPVHVECLRFCFTKLLQKELDELREQWNLHRVRTSSSFAGKPNLLYHHPELFGARDYKFPVEFEDIDALERFTVRTPQYGCLDAYVEEFQILLERNGKEMPETCHEAITLYLWLIQQI; the protein is encoded by the exons ATGCGGCAAATGGGAATAGGCTACTGGATTGACTATTTCAAAAATCTGGATGACAATGGGGTATTGTCCACTGAAAGTCCAGTTCATGT GGAGTGTCTGAGGTTTTGTTTTACGAAGTTGCTTCAGAAAGAACTTGATGAATTGAGAGAACAGTGGAACTTGCATCGTGTTAGAACTTCGTCAAGTTTTGCTGGAAAGCCAAACCTGCTCTATCACCACCCAGAACTTTTTG gtgCAAGAGACTACAAATTTCCAGTAGAGTTTGAGGATATTGATGCTCTAGAAAGATTCACTGTTAGGACACCACAGTATGGTTGTCTTGATGCGTATGTTGAAGAATTTCAAATCCTTCTTGAAAGGAATGGAAAGGAAATGCCAGAAACCTGTCATGAAGCTATAACCCTTTATTTATGGTTAATACAACAAATCTGA